Within Plasmodium vinckei vinckei genome assembly, chromosome: PVVCY_12, the genomic segment AAATGGTCAGACAATGAAAGTATGCAcaagaaaaaaatcaaatcaAAGGGAACATaatgaaaaacaaataaatattgaaaTTGATAAAAGTGAAAGtcgaaacaaaaaatatattaataatacttTATGTAATAGTAAAGAATCGTTATATGGAAGTCCAatacaaaatgaaacaaatttagatcgagaaaattttaattatgtttCAAACATTACGAGTGTGAATAAAGAATTAACAAGTAATGAAACAGATCAAAATAATCGAGATTGTAGTATCGAAAATTTTAGCCAATTTgatgaaaattatgaacTAATAAAAAGTGAAAGAGTTTTAAGGAATGAACGAAGTAGACGAAGTTCACTTCAACATGATgatctaaaaaaaaaacaaaaaaaaaatgaatacgAACTAAATGATAATCCTAATAAACTAAATAGCTCAAGTAGTTATAATTGTACTGATATAAAAAGTCAAGATAATGATCAAACTGATGAAATTGAATTTTacaataatgataatatgtatactatagaaaaaaaaaaaatatttgaagaTAATCAAGGCCAcaaagaattaaataaaaatgatgcCGATATTTGTAATGACgatgaaaatgtaaatgATATCAATGAAATTGATTCCATTAATAGTAAGAGAAAAGGAAGAAGACCAAATActacaattttaaaaaccGATAAAGTAAACATATCTCAAGATAAAGACTCAAATAAAAACTTTGATGAAACATTCATTTTAAACAAAGAACTTGACACAACCAAGGTCACTGATTCAAAAAGACGAACCAAAGCTTCCAAAAGACACCAAGATTTAAATTTCAGGGTTGAGAAAATTGAGACTGGCGCGTATAATGAGAATGGAGAGAAGGTTTCCGGCGTTTGGTATGGCTTCCCACTTTTCATCACACTTTTTatgtgttttatttttttacccCTTTTTATGTGCTTTTGTGtgatttatttctttccatttttcatctttgcttttttctttctgtGCAGGTACGACACAAACCGAAGACTATGGCGTGTAATGTACATCGAAAACGACAAGCGAAAGACTCGGGGCTTTTCTCCGCGAATCTACGGATTCAATGCTGCAAGAGACATGGCCGTTCAGCTCAAATATGAAATGAacaagaaaaataaaaaataagaaaaataaaaaataagaaaaataaaaaataagaaaaataaaacataaccTTTTCCAAACACAACCCCCTAATTTGCTGACACTTTGATTCGAGGTAAAATACCTCCACCCGCGGGAAACCACTAACTTCCGTTCTACtacaatatattaatatatattattattttcctttattttttgaaacaCCTTTTGTACAAATTGTGCGTTTTTCGCGTACTCCGACGCATTGAGATGAATTATGTAAATGATTAGGCAATGCATTCAGGCCGAAGTTCgcattcatttttttttttttttattttacattttttttcacgatttagcatttattttatgcttTATTTCCCATTTCATGGTTATTCGTTAATTTGATTAATTTGATAAGTTAAAATTTTGTCTCTATGTTATTTCATGTTATTTATGTACATACTATTTATCATGCATATGCTATGTTTTTGTTTGGTTACTATTATACATAAGTTGAACTCGCATTTGCTATATAggcataatttttttaatgatacaaactttaaaaatacataaaaaaatatataaaaatatatttaaataataagttAATTACTATATTACAcgaatatgaaaaattattttttcaaacaaaCTGAACTTTCACACAAACACGTAATTCACAAATATGCAAATACAACGCATGCTCAAGACATGCATAAGGTATGCAGTAAAAATGCAACACGATTGCAATAAATAGATGACACTAGCTCAAACTATTCATCACAAAGGTTTTGCAAATTTCGAACGTATTCAAAAAAGTTGAAAGCGGACAGATCGTTGAGGAATTGTtgagaataataatagttaGAAGCAAGAGCTGAAGCAAATAAagattttaaataaatatagggGACTCTTTTAAGAATTTGATCAAATGGTACAATCTTTAAAATAGTTGTAGGTATTACTTCACTAAGTACACgcttaaataatttgtaaTCTTTACATAATGCATCTGATGCAAGGATATCTCTTTTTAATtcactaattttttttgataatatattagtGGCTTGAGATATTGGGGTTTTAGTTCGTCTAGTTTCTTTCCAAAGACATTCAAATTCTTGTTcacaataataaacaatttttttataaatttcttTAACATATTCTTTGTAAAATTCAGAAACCTCATCATCAccatcttttttatttccattattattgttggTATTATCTTCTGGTTTGTTTTCCAATTCATTAGTAGTCTTAATATCCTGTGatgaacatatttttatttgatccTTGTCCTCTAAAAGTAAATCATTACCTGCTGAACACATTAAATCAATAAACTGTTTATCATCTAATGCAAGTCCTACTAATACCTCTAAACTACTTGAAATAACACCACCTTTATTTGTTGATGCatctttaaataatataacatttttactTTCTAAAATTGAGCGTGCTTCGTctgaaataaatacattagCACCTTcaacaatatatttatatatacattctccatttattataatattattaacattaaaaatatttatcgaATGAGGTCTACCACCACAAGGATTAAATAATTCACAAGAATTTAAAGGGTTcagaaaaaatgtattacgACAATCTAATCCACTTTTAATTACTTTATCAAAAACTTGTACATTATGATCTTCAATAGAAATTTTAAATCCTGATTCAGATAAATacttttcattatataatatacaagATGTATTTGTTTTAGTAGATCTTAATTTTGCCAATCTAGTTAGctcttctttatttaatccatttttatcatataataCACCAGATCCATCAATAatagaaattatttttgttttagaTTGAAGTATAGCATTACTTCCTAAATCTCCATCAGGCCCACCAACTATAGATCTACTAATACtttcttcttttatatttaatttttcacataattttttaatataagtTTCTATACCTAATGTTGTCATTCCATAGTAGTCATGTGGGACACCTCCATTTTTTCGAAGCTTACCAGTTGAAAATGTTTtccaataaaaataatttcgtTTTTTTGCCATTATACATGCCCAATCCATTAATTGATCTGATCCTGTATTTTCATCAGGacctaaaaatattaaatcttcttgatttacattttgcatatttttaacatcCTTCTCATATAAATCTCTTTCTATTTGTTTTAAGAATATCGAATTTCCATTTCCACCATCTATATTCGTTTCACTTTTtgatttcattattttatttacaacATCTTCTGTAGTTCTATTAGCAAATGAAAATTCTATTTTTGATTGACCTTCTGAATTTAAAATTccattttcactttttgCATCTTCTCTTTTATTAATGTTGCCGTTACTAATATTCGAGTTACTATTCACGACTGAACATACATTACTAGGCGTAAGATTCAACTGGTTATATTGAGATATATTTGAAGTGATTATATCTTCCCTTgtactattattaataaaatcatCATCAATTATAGAGGATTTCGTTCCAACCGAATTTGcacttttaattttataggGTGACTCAACAAGTAAATCTAAAATCGAATTAACATAAGAATAAAATGCTAGATTCTTAATATGTCTTGTATGTTTTGTTTTACATACATCTATATCTAAAAGTATAATTCCTTTACTACCACCTTCTGgtatatctttatttttaaagtttTGAGTATaagataaattatatgcttcatcaaataaattgttgtaattatgcatatatgaattagtattatttgatataaCTATTCTTATACCTCCTCTTGAAATTGCAGTAAAACGAATATGAAATCCAACAAAATGTAATCCTaatatcataattataGAATATGGTTGTGCATCATATATTGAATCTTTTAATAAGGCTCCATCAAATGATATAGCAAAACTAATTTTAtgtgaaagaaaaaaattagtttttactgcatatttttcaaacatataaaaatattgtaaaatatttttataatggtTATCTTCAATTTCACCTATTATATCTTTACTATCTCTATACTCATCTAAATTTAAAGTTTCATTATTTGTACCATTACTAAAATATCTTTGTTGTACATttgatttataatttttatttaacttTCTTTCAAAATTACGGAACAGcaattttattgtttttggATTATTAATTGCACAGTTTAATATTTCAtcttttgtatatttagaactttttaatttttcttttattatataaaaatcattCATTATTCCACTTCCTAAATGGCTAGATCCATTTCCTTTGAGATTTAATGCATTCTCAACATTCTTATAACTCGAAAATGAAttagttgaaaaaaatgcaataaACTTAATAaccataaataaatatgcagATTCTTCAGCAgtaaatattctttttacAGACAGTTGAATAAATCTTGGGTCATTGAATAAGCATAATGTTTTCAACGatttaacaattttatatattctatCCCTTAATGCTAAAGAACCcattttctctttttctttatttaaaactGCATTcacatttaatataatcaaCAAAAcaccattttttaatggttcaacatattttgaatatgaaaaacatttatgcatatttaaacaatcaccaattaaagaaaatatcgTAGGTATGACATTACTTCTTTTTACTGCTATAGTTAAAGAGAAAGTATTTTCAGATATTTCACAATAATGTGTTTGTAAATATTGACCTGTTAAATCCTGAGTTACTGTTTTATTCAAgtcataataaatatgttccCATTCTGTTccttttacatatttataaaaattaacatcCATTAACTTTTCTAAATctgtttcattttcatttattatatcatcTTTATATGTTGGAGGctctaaaatatatgttctTAATGGCTCTTCATATGTATGTTCTTTATCAAAAACAGAATGAACTGATCTAAAACTTTTTAACCTATAACATTCTTTTGACATATCacgaaaattaaaatatttttcttcgatttttttttccattttataatttaatctCGTTTTATTGTCATTAGCAAATACACGggtcataataaaaataacattattATGTGTTTCTTCAAATGtaggaaaatatttatcacTAGAATATtgttcattaatttttgaCGTTATTATACACACAACAACTTTACTTATTAATTCAGGACTTGTTTCTTCAAAATGAAATCTATTAAATCCTAGCttgttaaaataaaaatcaatgctataatttattaaatgttcagaaaataaattgtaaCTTCTCAATAATTCCCTTGtctgttcatatttttctttccatattttactattatttgaaaatcCTTCCTGATGAAAGCACAATTCGCCTGAATGTGCAGGTGATAATGTTACGGATGGACAATGAATTTCCATTTTccaaaacaaaataagtAACACTTATAAGtggtataatatatatataaatatgtaatgtTGTGTGTATTCCtcctatattatttataaactaGTTTTCAAATTAACTAGCGTGGAAAAAACacaaatatgaatatgaaACAAATATCTCACCAGTGTACACGCATGAgggtttatatatatatgaacatgctattaaaaaaaaaattaataggGTTATATTcgcaaatatattaacaaataaaacgcatattaaaaaatataaatatgttcatacatattatatggGTAAACCCATGTGTACTTACATAAAATTTCTATTACAAACTGTAAATTGCAAACTACAAATTACAAACTACAAATTAcaacattatatataataagtaaggaacaaaattattacacAAAATAGGATAAGATATCCTcaatacattatttttatattttttgttttagtatattaaattaatttaccaataaaatattattggaataaaatatatataatactatgttatatatatgacatGTTGTttacataataaatgtCTATGGAAATGAAAAgggaaaattatatataataaggaAATATcctaattataaattttatgatataATGGGGGGCAAATTCATTGGTTTTATGAAATTTGGGGTTTATAAcaaatttgaatatttgtgaaaaaatttatattattttatgaatacttttttattgttattaacatttttaatgatatttttttattcttttatgaatatttattttttattattttgtatggACCCCCCTTGGttattttatgaacatCCTATTACCTATATACTTAttacattaatttttaagcACGCAGCCCGCCCC encodes:
- a CDS encoding glutamate dehydrogenase, putative yields the protein MEIHCPSVTLSPAHSGELCFHQEGFSNNSKIWKEKYEQTRELLRSYNLFSEHLINYSIDFYFNKLGFNRFHFEETSPELISKVVVCIITSKINEQYSSDKYFPTFEETHNNVIFIMTRVFANDNKTRLNYKMEKKIEEKYFNFRDMSKECYRLKSFRSVHSVFDKEHTYEEPLRTYILEPPTYKDDIINENETDLEKLMDVNFYKYVKGTEWEHIYYDLNKTVTQDLTGQYLQTHYCEISENTFSLTIAVKRSNVIPTIFSLIGDCLNMHKCFSYSKYVEPLKNGVLLIILNVNAVLNKEKEKMGSLALRDRIYKIVKSLKTLCLFNDPRFIQLSVKRIFTAEESAYLFMVIKFIAFFSTNSFSSYKNVENALNLKGNGSSHLGSGIMNDFYIIKEKLKSSKYTKDEILNCAINNPKTIKLLFRNFERKLNKNYKSNVQQRYFSNGTNNETLNLDEYRDSKDIIGEIEDNHYKNILQYFYMFEKYAVKTNFFLSHKISFAISFDGALLKDSIYDAQPYSIIMILGLHFVGFHIRFTAISRGGIRIVISNNTNSYMHNYNNLFDEAYNLSYTQNFKNKDIPEGGSKGIILLDIDVCKTKHTRHIKNLAFYSYVNSILDLLVESPYKIKSANSVGTKSSIIDDDFINNSTREDIITSNISQYNQLNLTPSNVCSVVNSNSNISNGNINKREDAKSENGILNSEGQSKIEFSFANRTTEDVVNKIMKSKSETNIDGGNGNSIFLKQIERDLYEKDVKNMQNVNQEDLIFLGPDENTGSDQLMDWACIMAKKRNYFYWKTFSTGKLRKNGGVPHDYYGMTTLGIETYIKKLCEKLNIKEESISRSIVGGPDGDLGSNAILQSKTKIISIIDGSGVLYDKNGLNKEELTRLAKLRSTKTNTSCILYNEKYLSESGFKISIEDHNVQVFDKVIKSGLDCRNTFFLNPLNSCELFNPCGGRPHSINIFNVNNIIINGECIYKYIVEGANVFISDEARSILESKNVILFKDASTNKGGVISSSLEVLVGLALDDKQFIDLMCSAGNDLLLEDKDQIKICSSQDIKTTNELENKPEDNTNNNNGNKKDGDDEVSEFYKEYVKEIYKKIVYYCEQEFECLWKETRRTKTPISQATNILSKKISELKRDILASDALCKDYKLFKRVLSEVIPTTILKIVPFDQILKRVPYIYLKSLFASALASNYYYSQQFLNDLSAFNFFEYVRNLQNLCDE